ATTCCAGGAACACCGCGGAACCGGCTTTGCCGGGCCGCTGGTGTTGCCCCCGGTGAGGGGGTGGCGACCACAGGAAGTGGGCCAACCTGGGGGAGAGCGTTATTAGATTGCCTTGGCTTCGCGCAGATTCGCGATCTGCTCCTTCGAGTATCCCAGCTCGGCCAGCACCTCCTCGCTGTGCTCGCCCAGCAGCGGCGACGGGGTGATCTCCGGCTTCAGGTCGGAGAACTTGATCGGGCTGCCGACGGTGAAATAGTTGCCGCGCTCCTTGTGGCCCTTCACCTCAACGATCGAGCCGCTCTTGCGCAGCGATTCGTCGTGCAGCAGCTCCTTCATGGTCAGCACCGGGGAGCAGGGGATGTCGAACTTGCGCAGGATGTCCACCGCCTCGAACTTCGTCTTGTCGGCCAGCCAGTCCTCGATGGTCGCGAAGATCGCGGTGATGTGCGGCTGGCGTGCCTTGGCCGTCATGTAGTCGGGGTCGGTCTTCCACTCGGGCTTGCCGATGGCATCGCAGATCGGAGCCCAGGCGTGGCCCTGCACCGTGAAGTAGATGTACGCGTTGGGGTCGGTTTCCCAGCCCTTGCACTTGAGCACCCAGCCCGGCTGGCCCCCGCCGCCGGCATTGCCGCCCCGCGGCACGACGTCGCTGAAGGTGCCGTGCGGGTACTGCGGGTACTCCTCGAGATAGCCGAGCCGGTCCAGGCGCAGCTGGTCGCGCATCTTCACGCGGCAGAGGTTCAGCACGGCGTCTTGCATCGCGCAGGCCACGCGCTGGCCCTTGCCGGTCTGCTGGCGGCCGATGATGGCGGTCAGGATGCCGATCGCCAGGTGCATGCCGGTGTTGCTGTCGCCCAGGGCGGCGGCGCTCACGGTCGGCGGGCCGTCCCAGAAGCCGGTGGTCGATGCCGCGCCGCCGGCGCACTGCGCGACGTTCTCGTACACCTTCAGGTCGTCATAGTGGTGGCCGTCGCTGAAGCCCTTGACCGAGGCGACGATCATCTTGGGATTGAGCTCCTGGATGCGCTCCCAGGTGAAGCCCATGCGGTCGAGCGCGCCGGGGCCGAAGTTCTCGACCAGCACGTCGGATTCGCGGATCAGCTTCTCCAGCACGACCTTGCCCTCCGGCTGCTTGGTGTCCAGCGTCAGCGAGCGCTTGTTGCTGTTGAGCATGGTGAAGTACAGCGCATCGACATCCGGAATGTCGCGCAGCTGCGTGCGCGTGACGTCGCCGGAGCCCGGGCGCTCGACCTTGATGACGTCGGCCCCGAACCAGGCCAGCATCTGAGTACACGCGGGCCCGGCCTGGACATGGGTGAAGTCGATGATCTTGATGCCGTTGAGGGGTTTGTTGTTGCTGCTCATGTGATAGCTCCTGTGTTGCCTGGGATTACTTCTTCTTCGCCGCGCTCGGGTTGAGACTGGTGATGCGGCCGCTTTCGGTGCCGGCGGTCTCGTCGATCACGGCGTTGATCAGGGTCGGGCGGCCGGAGGCGACGGCCTCGCTCAGGGCCTTCTGCAGCTCTTCCGCAGTGGTGGCGTGCACGCCGACGCCGCCGAAGGCCTCCATCAGCTTGTCGTAGCGCGCGTCCTTGACGAACACGGTCGGCGCCACGTCGGCGGTGCCGCTGGTGTTCACGTCGGTGCCGCGGTAGACGCCGTTGTTGTTGAAGACGACGACGCAGACCGGCAGGTTGTAGCGGCAGATGGTCTCGACCTCCATGCCGCTGAAGCCGAAGGCGCTGTCGCCCTCGATGGCGATCACCGGCTTGCCGGTGACCACGGCCGCGGCGACGGCAAAGCCCATGCCGATACCCATGATTCCCCACGTGCCGACGTCGAGGCGTTTGCGCGGCTCGTACATGTCGACGATGCTGCGTGCGAAGTCCAGCGTGTTGGCGCCCTCGTTGACGACGATCGCATCGGGCCGCGCCTTCACCTGGTCGCGGATCACGCTGAGCGCGCTCTGGAAGTTCATCGGCGAGGGCCGCGCGGCCAGCGTGGCCGCCATCTTCGAGAGGTTCTTGTCCTTGCGCTCGGCGATGCCGCCGGTCCAATCGGCCGGGGGCTTGGCCCAATTGCCGTCGATGCCCGCGAGCAGCGCCGACACGCAGGAGCCGATGTCGCCGATCACGGGCGCAGCGATCGCGACGTTGCTGTCGATCTCGGTCGGCGCGATGTCGATCTGGATGAACTGCTTGGCGCCCTTGTCCTGGCCCCAGGTCTTGCCCTTGCCGTGCGACAGCAGCCAGTTGAGGCGCGCGCCGACCAGCATCACCACGTCGGCTTCCTGCAGCACGTAGGAGCGCGCGGCGGCGGCCGATTGCGCATGGGTGTCGGGCAGCAGGCCCTTGGCCATCGACATCGGCAGGTAGGGGATGCCGGTCTTCTCGACCAGCGCGCGGATGTCGACGTCGGCCTGCGCATAGGCCGCCCCCTTGCCCAGCAGGATCAGCGGCCGCTTGGCGCCCTTGAGCAGATCGAGCGCGCGCTTCACCGCGTCGGGCGCGGGGATCTGGCGCGGCGCCGGGTCAACCACCTTGATCAGCGACTTTCGGCCGGCCTCGGCATCCAGGGTCTGCGCGAACAGCTTGGCCGGCAGGTCCAGGTACACGCCGCCCGGGCGGCCCGAGAGGGCCGAACGGATCGCCCGCGCGATGCCGACACCGATGTCCTCGGCGTGCAGCACGCGAAAGGCAGCCTTGCACAGCGGCTTGGCGATCGCGAGCTGGTCCATCTCCTCGTAGTCACCCTGCTGCAGGTCGACGATCTCGCGCTCGCTGGAGCCGCTGATCAGGATCATCGGGAAGCAGTTGGTGGTGGCGTTGGCCAACGCCGTGAGGCCGTTGAGGAAGCCGGGCGCCGACACCGTGAGGCAGATGCCGGGCTTCTGCGTCAGGAAGCCGGCGGCCGCGGCGGCGTTGCCGGCATGCTGCTCGTGGCGAAAGGAGATCACCCGCATGCCCTCGGCCTGCGCCATGCGCGTGAGGTCGGTGATCGGGATGCCGGGCAGGCCGAAGATCGTGTCGATGTCGTTCAGC
Above is a window of Variovorax sp. RA8 DNA encoding:
- the frc gene encoding formyl-CoA transferase, coding for MSSNNKPLNGIKIIDFTHVQAGPACTQMLAWFGADVIKVERPGSGDVTRTQLRDIPDVDALYFTMLNSNKRSLTLDTKQPEGKVVLEKLIRESDVLVENFGPGALDRMGFTWERIQELNPKMIVASVKGFSDGHHYDDLKVYENVAQCAGGAASTTGFWDGPPTVSAAALGDSNTGMHLAIGILTAIIGRQQTGKGQRVACAMQDAVLNLCRVKMRDQLRLDRLGYLEEYPQYPHGTFSDVVPRGGNAGGGGQPGWVLKCKGWETDPNAYIYFTVQGHAWAPICDAIGKPEWKTDPDYMTAKARQPHITAIFATIEDWLADKTKFEAVDILRKFDIPCSPVLTMKELLHDESLRKSGSIVEVKGHKERGNYFTVGSPIKFSDLKPEITPSPLLGEHSEEVLAELGYSKEQIANLREAKAI
- the oxc gene encoding oxalyl-CoA decarboxylase; its protein translation is MSSVSTAKQADSTADELVARALKNMTDDAPARETTDGFHLVIDALKLNDIDTIFGLPGIPITDLTRMAQAEGMRVISFRHEQHAGNAAAAAGFLTQKPGICLTVSAPGFLNGLTALANATTNCFPMILISGSSEREIVDLQQGDYEEMDQLAIAKPLCKAAFRVLHAEDIGVGIARAIRSALSGRPGGVYLDLPAKLFAQTLDAEAGRKSLIKVVDPAPRQIPAPDAVKRALDLLKGAKRPLILLGKGAAYAQADVDIRALVEKTGIPYLPMSMAKGLLPDTHAQSAAAARSYVLQEADVVMLVGARLNWLLSHGKGKTWGQDKGAKQFIQIDIAPTEIDSNVAIAAPVIGDIGSCVSALLAGIDGNWAKPPADWTGGIAERKDKNLSKMAATLAARPSPMNFQSALSVIRDQVKARPDAIVVNEGANTLDFARSIVDMYEPRKRLDVGTWGIMGIGMGFAVAAAVVTGKPVIAIEGDSAFGFSGMEVETICRYNLPVCVVVFNNNGVYRGTDVNTSGTADVAPTVFVKDARYDKLMEAFGGVGVHATTAEELQKALSEAVASGRPTLINAVIDETAGTESGRITSLNPSAAKKK